Within Mercenaria mercenaria strain notata chromosome 15, MADL_Memer_1, whole genome shotgun sequence, the genomic segment taaaaatatatttctgtctctgaaataaaaaaaaatactttagggTCTGATATTATTTTGCCTGGTTGCGTTAAAACAActatttacagattttgttatgaCATCGTTAGTGCGTTTGTTATTCAAACGGACAAGATTGACGACGGATCGGTTAAAGACCCACCTAAacctagtgacccactttttCCTCCCACAGGAAGTTCGTGAAAAtgattctgataatactggtataatacaactATTCTACCAGATGACaggaggacaattcaggccctctCTGAAATAATATGATTTTACATATTCATAAGAAATTAGTTAGTCTTTTGAGCACAGActttaataaacaaatataaataactatcttaccctATAGAAACAAAATATGGTATTCACTCAGCTTAATACATTAAACGATGTGCATACTGCTATAACcatttaatgaaatgtttacaacttaaacacattgtcttggcaaAATATTTGTCACTGTCAGTTTAAAAATGGAAACATAAATTTCTCCATTTCTTAATGCATATCatatataattacaaatgtaccatcatgcaaatacaaaagaatacagttattccgtggcgcgtctttaaaacaattaaagaaagaACACAAGTGATAACTTTTCAGTTTGGTATGAAAGACACGAATGTGTTTATTGTATACGTGAAAGTACTCTTCAAACACACTCGTGCACTTCAAACCAAAACGAAACTATATACCTAATcgttatttatttcttaattgattttGCCGGTAAGTAGTTTGTGATTATTATTAGAGATATAAAGGAAAACATTGACTGTATTTGTTATTCCATTTTCTTAATGAGGAACCATTTAAACTATTCCAGAATACTCCGTAGAAttctaaacaattttaaaattttgactgtGCTTTTAGGTTGCTATTTGACAACAATCTTAATAATTGCAGCATTCTTCAACATCAGTTATATACGTATTGAACCCATACAAATTCTATAAACATACATGTCGCGGTACAGTGACAAAATCAGCTGTTCGTCTTCTTAAACCCTCATTTGCACTTCAAATAAACACTTTGTCTTCATTGTTAAAGTAGTTATATACAAAGTTTAAGCCATTATTTCACAAGAGAATATTTTCGACAAAATGTGGTAAGTTTTACATGTACTCATGATtcaaattatgtataaaattgtccAATATAAATAAGAGATTAATCAACTGCCTATTAAATGAATAGTCAGGTATTGAATAAATGTGGCAATTGCTGTTGTGCTCCCTCATTTAATCTTTCTTTGtgttattgtactatttatttgacctgtcaaaatatgtttctggctttcatgttaatcttatatacgcgtgaacagaatataatgaaagccgggaacaagttttgacagttcaaataaatagtacaataattttcatacatttaacaAAGAGGCATAGTCAGGTGAAATAAATAATGCAATATTTAACAAAATCCTCATCAATGGAAATATTGCAGAACCACTCACCTACTGCAAATACATTGAGTTCTTCAATCATTTTACTTCAAAGCTTTTAACTTTGTTTTGGTACTCATTTCAGCATTACTATACATAACTGTTGTGGCATATGTGTTAATTGTGTTTTAATGAATCAGGAAACCACTGAAGTGAGTATGGAAACAACAGCCTGCAAGCATTCCTGTTCCGGTTTTATGTCCAATTTTAACATATATCGTGTCCTCTGCTTTCAGTTCTAATACGATGGTTGCCGATCTTAGCAGCCATCTATCAGAGTTGTGATCCAGGAAAATGTAGCCAACTTTCGAAGTGTTGTGCATCATGTGCAAATGCAGctgagaataaaaataaaacaaattaatgttcagtaaattatcttaaaaatgtaGATTTTGTGCATATTCTTAATGTGGTTGTATGACATTTTGCCTCACCCCACGCCCCTCtccttaatgaaaaaaaatggtttgCGGGACATTTGCCTCTACCCCCATCTCCCACCCCACCAAATCCCCAGTTGTAGTAGATCCAgaagttattattttcattaaattgattTGTTTCATGTTACAAATGTCGCTCTGAACAACTTTATGACAACgtttaaagtgcttttaaaaAGGTATTAACAATTATTGAGAAATGGTGTGGATGCAATATCATTCATATAATACCATTAATAAAAGTAAAccttgataatatttaaattgtcAAAAACATGCCCAAGAAAGTTTTATGTGTAATATTAATTGCGAACATACGTGTGCTGAAGTCGCCTTAGTACTTGAAGACGCAACAAGGTTGATGCTGTATGTACCGTCCACTGGAGCAACAAATATCCCTGGTCCAGGTTTGTAACCATTTCCGATATTTGTATGCACTGTGTCAAACACGACTGTGGTACCGATAGGGGGATCGGCAAGGTGTTTTGACAACTGGGCCATAAAGGCCACCTGTTGAGTATCTAAAACGGAAATAAAGCGTGATAAAAGAACttcaaagttatattttattatcattcgGAACTGTTCTCAGCGTCTATCAAGATAAAAGATATCTACCTTTCATATTAATGAGTTTCTACATCGTCCGCAGaagaaaagtttgtttatttGTCTAATCATATATAGCATGTAATGTAAACAACATTTTGAGGGAATACATACCGCATGCGCACACTGCCTATGTTATACTAAACAGCTAAACATTTTGCTAGAACTGGTCGGAAATCAAATATCTCAATAACCATTGGTAAAAGGTGTTCTGTTTCAATCTAGATAAGTATTTGAACTAATCCAAATGCTCGGTAAAATTTTACATACCTTTGCACGAATTCTCTGCTTGAGTTCCTGTATTTCTCTCTCAAATTGCAGTAATTTCTGCATCACTTTATAATCGTAGTCGAATTTGGAGAGGCACTGACCAGGCTCGAGGTCTTCAGTGAAACAGTTTGACGTCTTAGTTAAAACAAGTATCACCATAATCcaagtcataaaatatttgtctcGATATATTTTCCACATTAACATCTTCTTGTAAATAATCAAGACGAATTTCTACGTAGTTAACCCGACAGTTTATCTCCGCGCAGTGTACGTCAAGAAAGTTTTCATGCTGTGGAAGGCTGCATGCACAATGATATTTGAATTGTTTCGTCGATGTAGTTTAAGAAGCCGGTTCATTCTTCTCACGCAGAAACTTTAAATGCTGTTTGATACAAAACAAAGAAGAAACATTACAAATATGGTCATTTCTTTAGTGACACTATAATAATTGCATTATGCGTGTATATAAACAAACTGGAAAATCATTGCTTTTCTTCCTAGAAATATGTATGTTGTAATTTAGGTATCCTAGACAAGCAAATTCTAAAATATTCCACAAACACATTGTATGCGTGTTGTCATGACAAACAAAATTCGAAAAATGCATATGCAACATGAGAAAAGAGTGGATCGTAGacaaataaaataagttattcTGTTATCATTGGTATACTGCAGAGTTCATTTTTTCAAACAGTCtcaagattttattttgaatactCAGTATACTTGTAATGTCATACTAATGATTTACACTGATATGTTgcaaaaaataacatgaattatGTACGGCATGCGCAAACATGTCAAACAGCATTTACAGCGTTCATGACGTCATGCCTAAAATTGCGTTTGTTGACGAACATAAAAGCATTGTGATGTCTGAAGTACTTAAGATTTTCTCTCAAATTTTCGCATTTTAACGGTTATGTTCTTCATGACTATATAGTaatctattattttgatttgtttatcagttatacagttttgttttaatgGTACGGCacattatgtatattttataaaataaaaaccagTGAATACGAGGGAATCAGTAAGGATGATTTACAGGATGTGGGGGGTTGCGGTTAAACTTTATATAAGAACGCACGTCTGGTTCATATGAATCTATTATTCAAactcaaaatgtttacaatatcaGGAAGTGACGTCAGTGACGCCAAAACGTAATACAAATAAATAGCGTTAAACGTTGTGATACATAAATGTACGTTATTTCCGACATTCTGGGGGCCGCGAAATGCTTCAAAGTTAATTAATCTGAAACatagaaaaatatctttatttaaaatatcatgaaaatgttATCCCAGAATGCTGATCAAATCATAGAATAAGTCTTTCATAAATCACATTCTCGTGTAGATTCTAGAACTATTAAAGTACAGTGTCTATGTAATTCAAATTATCCATAATTTCAGTTAATATAAATTTACTCTGTCAGTCTATAAATGTATACTTAAATACACAGTTTATCTATTTCACGTATTTCCGTaattcaattttgataaattctcGCATGAAATTACTGTCTCTCATTTTCATTCAGCTCAAGGGGGTAAAGTTTCTTAATAGCTCGTGTTGTAAGACCACTTCCGGTACGGATCATGGCTGATCTGGTTAAACCATCTTTACCCGGCATCTGTTCCTCCACCACGGCAAGTTTCCATCGTAATCGAGGACAGTCTTCATGCACCTGTACCACGTCACCAACTTTTATCGTCTGCTTGTTTTGACCACTTTGCGTGTGTCGTTCACGTAATGACGTAAGATAATCAGTCTTCCATCTCTCCCAAAATCGGTTGAGTAACTCTCGCTGGATTCGAACCTGTTTATTTGCTGTGTTGTGGTTACTGTTTACGTTCTGAATAGCTGAGTAATCCGCCGGAGTCGTTATCCTTCGACCATATagtaaggccataccaaattgatatgtcgttcgtcggaactaccgcatcaataatttcattcccgagaaaaaaaaataaaaatcacccgcccgcacgtacataaaaatctccgaaaaaattttttttttcccgattacgcagtccggaataataacggcaaaacaggttttatcgctgttttaatgcgtcaaaaagtcaggaatatggtgttgttcatcatttgttttaaatctggagtgtctgtgctagtgccacacatagccttcgatgtgtcggtaggtaatgaagtaggcacattctacttttgttcaatacagtgaaaagaacgaagcccgatttgtaagacgtgcacggggatgcagttaaaagtatttggaaatattgttcagatataaagttttcaaaccatttgttatcagttgtttagttcagaacgttatatctagagcccaaagctgaggccaactactatcttaaaaaaatatttgttcacagatcctgaccgacctatcacattgtctcggcccaaatctttttgaacgcaACTtttttagtacagcagtcagatattctatcaaaacgcattttgtcaatttaaaaattgtttagcttttcaaataagtagtgttgatatgaaaataatttctaacaaaatctgtccttttgtaacccaattttgcctgtttgtacacatgacgccaggatatattaattggctgtaaattgattgaacgaaagaaactgaaaaaaaaaacagacctccccaactctaaatttctagttcagtcaaagcacaacaaaccacttttaagggtggccatattgggatcattctttgaccgtctgttatcatttttgcctgaaatgaatctctaccacaaaaacttaagctagcctgatctgttaagaaattattccaaagggatttgAGCAATGTCAAAGCATCTGTCTGCCCAACTCcctttggtctcactggtcaagtggtttattacttcccctcacctctatgggttggagttccactaggggcacaaatttgttcatgtgtcaaagccatctaactgtgtttcagaagaaatgttattccacacatgtgcctgttttgtcttaaatattcctcatcatgtgccgttaaataggcacgccttcagattaatgtagaaaaatcaaaattaaaaataagacactcatcccttagtaattaaaattacaaaataaaaaaaaagtgattcagtgagttttggcaagaatttatttgcaaaatcattcatgtagtctttaaaacatatagaaaagctatatactgtgatacccacactgtaaatgtttgatttctgtgttatttctaaagaaatgttaactttatgtataatcataaccgcctcctcaaaggtccaagctggggaaaaaaaataaacaaagcccgctcgctccatgtaaaatctacccgcctctgaaaaaatcaaaattgagaaaaaaaaaataaaataaaaatttcgctcgcccgctcctatttttttttgaaaattttccgaagaactattaatcaatttggtatggcctaaatgCGGAGAGGTAAGCGGTTCTGGGTCTGAAGTATCGGATGTAACGTATGTCAGAGGACGGTCATTAAGAACGGCTTCGATTTCTGTAAGTATCGTCTGCAGGGATCCGTAAGTTACGAATGACCGGCCAAGTACCTTCTTAAGTGTGGTTTTAACAAGTCCAATCATTCTTTCCCACCATCCGCCAAACCATGGTGAGCGATTTGGGATGAATCTCCACTCTGTTCCTGTACTATTGAGTTGGTCTTTCAATGTTAAGGATTCGAACATTTTCTTCAGTGTATTAGACGCTGCATGATAGGTTGTTGCGTTGTCAGATATTATCAGCCTTGGGAATGATCGTCTGCTAACGAATCTCCGAAACGCTTGCATAAATGAATCTTCTGTGAGATCATGCACGAGTTCAAGGTGTACTGCTCTGGTAGCCGCACATGTAAAAAGACACACATATGTCTTGGACTCTCGGCCGGACTCTCCTCGGACGTAAAGTGCTCCACTGAAGTCAATCCCTGTCACAGCAAAAGGTGATGAATTTTTCACTCTGTATGTTGGTTATGGTGGTGGATCTGGAGCAAGGTAGGGTTTGGAGTTGATTTTACGGCATATTGTGCACTTTCTAAGTAGTGATTTTACACATTGACGTATTGTTGGAATCCAATATTTCTGTCGTAGGTGGCAGATAGTTGCACTTGTACCTGAATGTAATTGTTTCTCGTGCGCATCAAATATGATAAGTTTTGTCAGGTGATGTGTGCTGGTAAGAGAATGGGAAACCGGGTATTTTCGTCCAGGGGTGCGTTGTGTATTCTGTCTCCACATCTGATATAACCATCTGAATCTAGATAAAGACGTAACTGTCTAACAACCGGTAAGCGTGATTTTCCGGATTGTAGATTAGATATTTCTTCACTGTAGAAATACTGTTGACACTGCCGAATAAGTAACATTTCTGCATTCTCAAGTTCTTGTAGTGTTATGGAACCACTGTTTCTTGACCGACTTATTGTTCTACAATTACGTATAAATCGCAAGACGTAAGCTGTGACGCGTAGTAATCGTTTAAGCTTGCTGAATCTAGTCACTTCAATCACATCTTGGATTGCAAAACTATTTTTTCTCGTCATGTGGGTTGGAGATTCTTCGTTGGTTCGACTTCCGGTTTTGTCGTCTGCTGAAGTAGATAATACGGTTGAGACTCTAACGTTCCATGTCGGCCACTGAGACTTCTGGGTGATCCACAATGGTCCATTAAACCATAAATTACTTTCTTGATATTGTTTGGCAGAAATTCCACGGGTCAATAAATCTGCCGGATTCTCTTGGGTTGGACAGTATCGCCAATTCTGATTTCCGGTTAAAGCTGTGATTTCTGATACACGTGTTCTCACAAATCGGTTGTTGTTTTCTGTGTTAATGAGCCAATGTAGTACAATTTGGCTATCAGTCCAATAGTATATCTCCTGTATTCCTAGTGCTGACTGTAAATGCTGTGATAATCTAGCTCCTATGACGGCTGACATCAGTTCAAGCTTTGGTAGAGTGAGTGTTTTAACTGGCGAAACTCTGTTCTTTGCCATTACTAAGGCTGAAATATCGCCTTTGCTGATGTAAACTGTAGCACCGTATGACTGTGTACTAGCATCGATGAATACGTGTAAACAGGGTACTGATTTGTCGTCTGCAACTgcaaaataatgtcttgaaaaCTGTGTTTTCATTGAAGTATTCAAATCTGCCTCTATGTTCAACCATCTCCGTTGATAAGTAATAGGCAGTGGTGTATCCCAAGTGAAATGTTCTTTCCAAATATCTTGGAGCAGTAACTTGGCTCTTACGGTAACTGGACTGAGTATGCCGAGAGGGTCATAT encodes:
- the LOC123561644 gene encoding uncharacterized protein LOC123561644, whose protein sequence is MALLYGRRITTPADYSAIQNVNSNHNTANKQVRIQRELLNRFWERWKTDYLTSLRERHTQSGQNKQTIKVGDVVQVHEDCPRLRWKLAVVEEQMPGKDGLTRSAMIRTGSGLTTRAIKKLYPLELNENERQLINFEAFRGPQNVGNNVHLYTQQVAFMAQLSKHLADPPIGTTVVFDTVHTNIGNGYKPGPGIFVAPVDGTYSINLVASSSTKATSAHLHLHMMHNTSKVGYIFLDHNSDRWLLRSATIVLELKAEDTIYVKIGHKTGTGMLAGCCFHTHFSGFLIH